The following proteins are co-located in the Palaemon carinicauda isolate YSFRI2023 chromosome 3, ASM3689809v2, whole genome shotgun sequence genome:
- the LOC137632245 gene encoding protein FAM186A-like: MAISPSQIQVAISPGQIQVAVSPGQIQMAITPGQIQMMAISPGQLQMAISSGQIQVAQIQMVISPCQIQMGFSPGQIQLAISPGQIQVAQIMMVISPGQIKMAISPGQIQLAIRPGQIHGVC, from the exons atggctattagtcctagcCAAATACAggtggctattagtcctggccaaatacaggtGGCtgttagtcctggccaaatacagatggctattactcctggccaaatacagatg atggctattagtcctggccaattACAAATGGCCATTAGTTCTGGTCAAATACAGGTGGCTCAAATACAGATGGTCATTAGTCCTTGCCAAATACAAATGGGCTTTAGTCCTGGTCAAATACAgttggctattagtcctggccaaatacaggtGGCTCAAATAATGATGgtcattagtcctggccaaataaaaATGGCCATTAGTCCTGGTCAAATACAGTTGGCTATTAGACCTGGCCAAATACATGGTGTTTGTTAA